A stretch of DNA from Gasterosteus aculeatus chromosome 7, fGasAcu3.hap1.1, whole genome shotgun sequence:
TAATTTGGTCACATTCTAACACAAAATGACTTCACTCAGCCTACTGAAGGGATTCTCTTGACTTTTACCATATTCCATTTGTTATGGAACGGACCGTACATTTGCATTCCACACACTAATGATGAACCACTAAAGCGCTGATTTAATTACTTTCAGTTGCTCTATGTTACCTGTAACTGTTTGCACTGGAGCAAAACCTTctctgttttacttccaatgtgTGTTTGCTTCTTTACATCCACAGTTCTTCTACTTTAGGAAATGTAGGGGGTTCAGAAAGACCTATAGTTATGCCAAAagcaattcaattaaaaaaaacatacctaGTGGAGGGTCAGATTGTGTGCCATAGTATACTATAGTATTCTCTTCATGCATAGAAGGAGGGCATGACAAACAATGGCTTTGTTTGGCCTTAATTGAGCTTCTAGTTGGTTGCCTGCTTCACTCGTgtctattatttatttctaatcAATTGTTTTGTagttctttttctttgtgtgtgctaATGGTTTGTGACAGTTTTACTTACATACTGCCCCACTTTCAGTTTGAAGCTTCCAGTAATGAGATGATTCAACTTTTCAAACTGACATGAAAATGTCGCGGGCTGTTTTTATTGGATGCGTGCCATAACATCAAAAACGTAACTGTATCACCCACTGCACACGTTTGATCTCATTCATATTTTAGATTTAACAGAGAGGTTGTATACTGAAAcagtttgctgctgttttttaaatgttatatttaaagGTGCTCAGATTCTTCAGAAGTTGAATTCATAACATATCTCGGGTTTCTGTACTTCTGAAATGTGAGTAGCATCGCTCATAGTAATTTACTTGTttggttttttattttcactggaTCCGATTCTGTTAACTACAACATAGGCTTCTGTAATCGACCCAATTCTCAATCAGTAAACTCAGTTGCTTGATTAAGATATTTCCACAATGAATGCCTGCAAAATGAGAGTTGTGAAACTATTTAAGAGAAACTGACTTCTCCTCTAATATTAGATATTTAAAGTGCAGGAAAAGTGTATGATGTGATGATAAATGATGAGATCTATTTACATAAAGTCGTCATGCACATACATTGGGCTTATTTTATCAGTTACAAAAAATCGAATCGTTTTAGTAAAGGAGCTAGTGCCTTCATGATGGAATTATGGTGTCTGCAACAGTTGGAGCATCTGGTAGCTAACAGAAAAAATGTgtcaatataataataatatagcacTTATTGTGGaaataacttttatttaattacatttaatgtTAACAGGTCATCACAAGGCACTGAGCGGTTGTATCAAATACTTGATGCTAATGGTGCTAAGCGAGCCGCGTATGTGCAACGCCATACCGGTGagcatatatatattaatgattACAAATGCCACTTTCAAGACCAGGCGCTAGAAGGCGCTTGTTGGAGAGATGCGGTGGGATTTTGAAATCATCCAAAAGAGCCCTCTTCCTCTATAAAACCCTTTATTTATAGTAAATGAACCACAATATCGCAGGCTCTTTACTGCATAATGTTCCCCAAGACAAACATTTCTGAATTATCTCAAAGCAGTGTGGAGAAAATACCTAAATATACATTGTATTAATCATGGAAATGTGTAGAATGAATCTATATATTgtaaaatggaaagaaaaatataaGTAATAGAATATTTTACTAAAATTGTGCAATATGCATGCAATTACAGAAATCAATCTGAAACATATAcccatttatttttatctgaATATGAATGAGTTATTTTGTGGATATATGGAAATAAACAAGGTGAGCATTTACATCCCCTTCGATGCAAAGTGTAAACTAACCCATTAAAAGCCCTGAAATTTGCGCCGCCCTGTCCATAGTGAGGGTTCAGTGCTATCattatattttttcatgtttctggttgAATGTAGAGGGAACGAACACCTTGAGTAAACTCAGAAAGGCCCAGAGGTTTGGGGTTTTTTGTCAGAAATTGTGTCTGCAGGAGGTACAAATGGCTGCTGTGACACATCTAATCAAGGACAGTGTGAGCTGGACGGACGAGACATATTAACAAGGCTGAGCGGGAAACCAGAACTGCCTCAGCGTAGAAGTACTGTATACCTCTTAATATACCACTGTGAAATATGTACATAGTATACAGTATAGTGAAAGATATTACATGGCAACAGTTGAATGCTACTGACAAAAATGGGAGATTGCTACTTCTATAGTAAGCGATCTGTAGTTGTTTGTAACAAAAGCTGTGGTCCTGAATATAGAAAGAATACACCTGACGAAACAGCTTTGAGGCTTTTAAACtgacaaaacaataaattaagCTGACCGTGAAGGGGAGACACCACAGGAGGACAATTTGAACTAATAGTTATCAACGTGGGACTTCTCTAGTTATTTAAATGTTACGGTTTTGAGCaataaaatgttcaataaaGATAAAGGTCTACAGTATATATGAAGAAATGAACCTGGGGAGTTAAGTTTATGTAATGCTGCTGAACACATTTGGCTCATTAGAAAACTTTAAATACATGTTGAGGTCATTGACAAATGACAATTCATGTCGTTTTCTCAAATGTTGAGTTAACATGATAAACAAGGTGTGGTCAAATGGTCACTTTTTGGTGAATTTGGGAGAAATTGTGTATTTTGGACTTTTTCTTCCCACTAGACCAAAATCTCTAAATTGACCAGTGCATGTAAAACAATTGTTACCGGCAGTTTCTCCCCATTTACAAAAGCATTGCGATGCAATAAAATGACATAGATTTAGTGGATTGGAAGCTACAACAGCTAGAATAGATTCAAGATGATTTGGTAATTGGAACGTGTAGAGTTGCTTTTTTACTTCTGTGATCACAATTCATTTAATTGATATTTACGTGCTAGGTAAAGAAAAGTCCAGTCTAGTTGCGCAACTACAATATGACTTGTGTAAAGTCCAGTGCATAGATGTAAACTTCTATGTGAAATATATGTTAGAATGATGACGGACTACGTACCATAATGAAGGTATCTTTGAGTCACGCATGTATACAGTAGCTTTGACATAGGAGCTCTCGCACTAGAGGGGAGAGGACAGCAACCTACGACTCTTAAATAGCTTACAAAGCGTTGTGTTTGTGGTGGctaatggggaaaaaaggattTATTAAGAATTTCTCAGTACTGTATCACTCCGGACTCTTCTGCTCTGGCTCCACATCCTGTACGATGCATTTAGAGAGAGACTTTGGTGCTTACATGTGCCGCACAGGTTGTTCTGTTGTGGACGCATTGTAACCCGATACTCCCCCTTTAAATGCACCTCTCTGACCTCATTGCATCTTTATAAAACTTTGCTTTTTGCCCAAACATGCAACTAACTGTTGTAAAAATATACTTTAATCATCATATCACTGAGATCCATGAGATTTCTGTAAATATATTGACATATTCCCATTTCGACTCAAAGTCAGCTGTCAGCTGACATTCTGACAATGTTATTGATCTATTAGCATACGTCACAAATGTAAACGTTCTTCTGCACAGACTTGTAAAATAACTTGATAACAATGAATTACCTGACATTCACGAAAGGATCGCAACCGTGATCTGACCTAAATTTTAGATGATACACGATGAGAATTGCGTTATGATGTATCTTTTCTCCTCATTTGAGTGTACAAAAAGGCATCACGTATTTGAgatttaacaacaaaaaaacattttgttactCTTTGTAAATAATATCCCAAATAAGCTTTACTTGTCATATATCTATTTTTTGTAGAAGAAAATATGATGCACATTCAACCCTATTGAAGACTGAGTGGGAACTGAGTACTCTCCTTCAGTGACACAATATAAAATGGCGCAGCAGACCCATCACTATCTTCTAAATGCTAGAATTTAGTTCAAGAATTTAATATCATAGAGGCAGGAAATATAAATAGACACAAATATATTGTCATTGAACTAaaattgttatatatatatatatacatatatatatacacacatatgtgtgtgtgtgtgtgtgtgtgtgtgtgtatatatatttgggGATAGTACTTGTTTTCAAGAATGTATAAGTCTATATTCTATTATTTTTATATCCATTTGTTGCTCTTTATTGTAGCAAATACACAAAGTAGAGAAAATGGGTCTCAGTTTTTTAGCTTgtgtgcaaaacaaaagagaatggtgcaccaacaccaacactgTCACTGTACTGTATATCTCACGTGTGTCACACGGAGAAGGATACAGCAACCTAGCTATCATAGCTATATCCATTTGGTGTGAATAGAAAATGTACTTGTTGTATTATGTGTGGGCCATCTTCTTACCTTTACTACCTAactatatacatacatttttcacCAGGTTAGCTTCTGCGTTTACACACATatcttattttaatttaatttattttttttggcaTGAAAGAATGGCGAGACTCTCTTTCCCGACTATGGTGCTCCTTTGCGACGTGAATCACAGCAGAGCACACAAACATTAATGTAATCTACGGATAGAAACCTACATGGGAGGCACgtgcgagctaacgctagcatcTCCAGCCTTTGGCTCAGAAGTGGGGGGAGAGTGGCTGCTAAACGTTTCTCCTAGACTTTCAATTCAGTGCTGTACATTGCCAAAAAGAAACATGTGATATACATTCTGACAACTGGTGCTATTTAAACACATCTGTGGtgctttttttaagtttgaTGTTTCCTTGCTTCAGACAAAATGTAGCTGTACAATCCTGTACTGTAAGATTGCCGTCAGTCAGTGTTGGAATTTAGATGGTTTGCTTTGACTGCTCGCTGTTTCAGGGAAACACAGATAATTGAACGGCTAATTCAAAAGCAAAGGAAATTGAAAATGAGCGGTTCACTCAAATCCACATGTCCTAACATGTTTGGTCCCCAGGGGTTCAGTTTACTTTAAgtctcttgttcttttttttgctctgaACTTGCTTCGAAGTCTGGCGATAGTGTCCACACATTGTGTTTGGTGCTGAGTGAACAGATATGCTCACAATGACTTTTGATATTTCTTCATAGACATTCAGCTCACTGGCTCTGTAGTCTTTCTATCAGGTCCGGTAGACATACCACCAAACCCTGCAGGTGCCCTTTCCCTTCACAGAATAAGCAGCATCAACATCTAGTTGTCCTGTGACGCAGCAGCTACAACAGCAACCACTGGGTGGAGGTGGTTGCTTATTAAGAGACCTGCAGTGTCACCATCTTTGAAAACCGGAGGAAGCATTGAAATCTTGTCTTATCTGGATGTTTAAAAGTAGTTAACACTCATCCTTTATGGAGCATCTTTAAATGACAAACCTCATGTTTTTTAAGTTATGTTATGTTTATCCCAAAATGCAATACAAGCGGAAGAAGAACAAGAGAGTTGTCTACTCTCAATTGTTTCCTATAGTCTTCCTCAGATATGTAGAACTGGTTTGAGTTacagactttatttttatttcaggacTCTCTGGAAAGGAGTGTATTCTCTGTTAGTTACAGGCGTAGACAACTCAGTACCTCAAATTGTCTCTTCATGGAAATCTTCAGTCCAGATATGTActattctgtttcttttttattcttgtattttttttaatctttttttacgTTGACCATCATGGAGAAGTCAGTGCTCATGAagcttttttatatttgttggcACACACACTAATAAGAATGTATGGCTAATGTAATTTCTGCTCACTCCCACTCTTTCTAAAAATTAAGCTTTTCAAGCAAACAGCCGTTCTTTTGTATTTCAAATGTCTTGGTATGCTTGTTGTAGTTGTATATTCACAATGGTGTATATTACatcagtttttatttattaaaatgtttgaattttCTAAGATGACTGTTCTTGTTATTGAGCATGTATCCTTATTCATTTaaagatgcagagatgtatttACTCTCCTCAACACGTGTGAGTAATGGTGTTGCATGCAGAAAAGACCAGAAACACGGGTCAACCTTTTCAGTCCCTTATGTCCACAACTACCTCCTGTGGAAAAGTTGAATTCGCCATGTTATGATGAAGGAGTATCCAGACTGAATGCCTCACTGAGGGAACATACTCCTGAGAGAAAATCTTTTAACAATGGTATAATCAGCTATTAATGATAATGATTACTGTATTCAGGGCAAGCAGCAGTGCGTGTCTTTCTGTGAGTTCTTGGCTCAACTGAAGAAGCGCTCATCGAATTTTCTTCTCACTTGGTTGGTGTTTTGCTGGGGATCCGAGGGAGTGCTTCGTCAAATTTGGCTCATTTTGGACACAAACGTACATGACCACCCCACCTAGTGCATCCTCCACGGCTCTGTAGTCAAGCACGTAGGCAGAcaatcattcatttaaatatatctcTAAACCGGAATAAGAGGAAACAAGTAAATATTCTCTGCGTTTGAATATAGATGAGTTACAAAGGAAACCATTTCTCTCAGGAGCTGATTCGACAGGAACGATTGTGgtttaaggaaaacatcaaagacCAGACCAGGCCGAATGAATCCACTTGCAGAGCAGCTAAAACAGCTTTAACAGACTTCCAATTCAAGTCAAGTCCAGAATACACATACAACATTACATtgatatatttattcaaataaactaTGAGTTGGAATGAAATAATATAATCAATCACTTACTGACACGTTGTGCGATGCGATTGGGGAAAACTACATGTACCACAATGCACCGCTGACGGTGACGTCAGGTAACACACCTCccactgtgattggctgacggGTTTTAACCTGCTGCTGTATGTTTGAAGGTGAAGTTTGTGTGTGAACCCCACACTCCAGAATGTCATCCAGTGGACTTTTGACCGTGCGCACGCAACTTTGTAAACGCCTGGTAAGCGGTAGCAATGATGCGTTGTGTTTCCTATGTTTCATTGTGATTTAAATTTGAATGCTGTGGCGACAGTCTGTAAACACAAGGCCCCGGTGGTTTGCTCGCGGCGGCCCGGCTAACTTCTGTGTGTTGTCCTTGACCAAAGGAATCAACCTGGACGGCTCCAACACACCTGGGAGCTCAACGTGGCGTTACGAGCTCTCATAGCACCGTTCCGCTAAAACAACAAACGGATTAACAATCAAACCACATTAGCTAGCTCAAGTGACAACATTCAAAAAGTCCAAAGGGGTCCtcgcagggggaggagggtgacaCGGGGTGACACGGGGTGACGTCGCTCCTTCAAGGTTCTTAGTACGTGTTCTGGCGTTGTACTTggtgctagctagctaacgccaGCTGTGTTGTTAGCATAGCTGCGTATTCCTCTCGTTACCCGCTTGAGTTCAAACGGAGTTCAGCCCATGATCACATCAAGGCGCTTAATGTTGAATAGCTGACTGTAGTGAGAAGTATTCTTTACCCTCCCGTCTTTGACCTGCCACCATAGGCTCACAAGTACGTCTCCAGAAGCTACACGTCTCGCCCGTCGCTCAATGTGAGTACAACGACTTTCAGAACTTGAtcactttcaaatgttttggaCCTCTCGCTCATAAGACCGTTCCGGCGGGTTGCAGGATGTCGTCATCGTTAGTGCGGTCCGCACTCCGATGGGCTCCTTCAGGGGCAGCTTGGCGGCAGTGCCCGCCACCAAGCTGGGCTCCATCGCCATAAAGGGAGCCGTAGATAAAGCAGGTGTGTTCTGGTGGTTCACTTTGCCTGGAGGAACCTGTTGTTTCCATTAAGCCTTGAGGTAACATCAGCTGATCATCCTCAGTGATGAGGATGCACATCAGCGGTATGTATGAGCAGGTGGAGGGCTGCATCAGAGGGAGGACcgtgtacatttgtgtgtttgctttgtagGAATTGCTccagaggaggtgaaggaagtcTACATGGGCAACGTGCTTCAGGCAGGAGAAGGGCAAGCCCCCACAAGACAAGCCTTGCTTGGAGCAGGTATTGCCCTCATTCTACAAATTTCCGTATGTTTGAATGTCCAAAAATATCTGTGAATCAGCGAGGATAGCACTTGTCTTTCAATGAGAACATATTGTGATAGAACAATAGTTGGCAGTATGGAAATTGATAATTAAAGGACGTACTGACTCAAATTCCATATCAATCTTGTTGCTCTAgaatacttatgtcatgcagtaactgcaaaatattttctttaaaaatcatacaatgtgattttctggatttgttttagattccgtcactcacagttgagtacctatgataaaaatgacagacatgctttgtaagtggggaAAACCTGCAACATTGAcagtatcaaatacttgttctccgcACTGTAATTGGTGAAAAGAAGCTAATGTAACTTGCACAATAGCTCCGGTAGACGGTCCCCTCTGAAATAATATAGTACCATCGTAAATGATGCAGATTCCTGGTGCCAGACTGACGCGAAGATGCACAAATGAATGAAGGTCAAgatgccattttctttttttcccaatcAGTCTTTGCCAATGCAATTGTTGTGTTTACCTTCAGGCTTGACCCTTGGCACTCCAGCAACCACCATCAACAAGGTCTGTGCTTCTGGCATGAAGGCCATCATGATGGCATCTCAGAGTCTAATGTGTGGACACCAGGTAGGATCGGCATTGGATACACTCTCTTCTGCTCGCTCAAGTCCAAATAAAGACTGACCGCTGCCAACATCCGGAAAATCTTTGTTGTGCAGAAAATGCgatgtgatttttctttctttttatttttttgcaccaCAGGATTATTTGCATAGTATTAGGGgaaatttaatgtaatttagtGGCGCacaaacccccctcccccctggcGCTTTTGAGGTGAAGCAAAACATTCACGCCGTGTTTGGTTTGAacacatcatgacacatttttacttttctttgagAGATCTGCTCTAATTTATAAATCCTTTCAATCCTAGGATACAGAGGAAGTGCATCTTCTAATAGCAATAAaacgtggatgtgtgttttcaggACGTTATGGTGGCCGGAGGCATGGAGAGCATGTCCAACGTACCTTATGTGATGTCCAGAGATACCCCGACCTACGGCGGCGTGAGGATGGAAGACATCATTGTTAAGGATGGACTCACTGACGTCTATAACAAATTCCACATGGTAAACCACATGTCAAACTCCTGATAAATATCAACATGCCATATATTGAAATGCTTTTGGTCAAAGctgtattattattcattagtgTGATCTGGAAGAGGGTCTGAACATTTATACCTTATTTTTTCCCATCACTAAAATATGATGGGAAATTCGGTTCCGCATtgatttgtttgactttttttgtttgttttgcatttgcTCTCTCTCTTGCAGGGCAATTGTGCAGAGAACACAGCGAAgaccagcagcatcagcagggaGGAGCAGGACGCCTACGCCATTGGCTCGTACAGCCGCAGCAAAGCGGCGTACGAGTCCGGCGTGCTGGCCAGGGAGATCGTGCCAGTCAGCATTCCCCAGAGAGGTACTGGGTCGAGGCGACGTTGGTCGTTTATTAAACACAGCCAAGCCTTTCTGATGTGGATGTGGTTCTGCAGGAAAACCAGATTTGGTTGTGTCTGAGGATGAAGAGTGGAGGCGGGTCGACTTCAGCAAAGTTCCCAAACTGAAGGCTGTGTTCCAGAAAGAGAATGGTAATGATGCCGCTGTCATTATTTACATCCTTTTTGAATTGAAAGTGATTCCTTTACAGATCGTTCACACTCAAATAAGAAATATGTGTATAGTGTAGTGCTCCTGGTGCAAATTCTCTTTGAAATGTAGCCCCTCTTGTCAATTCTGAACACAAgaccgttttttttccttcttttttttacagtaaaataatgattgtaattttatgtaaatatttaaaaatgttatgtaaattttgtttctcatcgcCTGCTCTTCAGGTACAGTGACGGCGGCCAATGCCAGCACACTGAACGATGGAGCAGCTGCTCTCGTTTTAATGACTGCAGATGCTGCGAAGAGACTCAACGTCACTCCACTGGCAAGGATCGTTTGtaagacgcgcacacacacgtgcacacacgcacacacacacacatactccaaCTAAGCTGTTCTTGCAAAGCTGAActgaaaaggacatttttacaCACTGCAGATCCACAGATGAAACATTTTGTGTCACATTTACTCTAACGGGCAGATGTTAGTATGCTAGTTAAAAGCAATAAAAGGTTTGTATTCGGGTAAATAAAACGGCGTGAAAGCAATGAAAGAAATTGCTAAACATgacctttttatttgtatttatatttaattgcaAAATTGATatgcaatgttgtttttctttgtttagctTTTGCTGATGCTGCTGTCGCACCCATTGATTTCCCCATTGCTCCCGCATTCGCCGTACCAAAGGTGAGTACATGTGGCTTTTAGTGATCCTTGAATATTGGGTCTGAtataatacatgtatatacatgttacattacaggtcatttagcagacgcttttatccaaagcgacttacattacactttaaactcatggcttttttcacatttttgcctggggagcaattaggggttaggtgtcttgctcagggacacttcgacatggaacatggggcagcctggactcgaaccaccaaccttgtgcttcccagcacaccttctctaattCAAAACTTTACTATAGTGAAAAATAAGCTGTTGACATGATTTGGATGAAACTTTATCTGTTGAGAGCGAGTTTGAATATTGTCCGGCTATCAAATCCCTTGCAGAATATTAAAGTTGATTTAGCAACGGTTGCTATGATCGGTCACCGGAGACGTATCAAGTAAACTGGTGAAAGATTTGGTCAGCAGCACCGACCAAAGCTGAGAAGCTTTGTGTCATGAGTCAATCGGTGTATGTATCACCTGGGAGACTGAACATAATTGGCAAATTATTTTTAACTTGTACACTCATTGACAATGAATATATCAATAATGGAAGGATGAACTCTATTTCCCCAATACATTAGGAAATGCTCCAGTAGGATCCTAGGGGTCTGCTTTGGACATCTCTTAATTCATCTCTTTTGCTCATCTGTTTTTACAGTTGTGTTATTTTACGTTTCAACTTGGTTAATCCCAGCAAACGATGTGACATTTTGCCCAGCAGTGAAGCTGAAAGAGTTTGTGTATTCCTTGTGTCTCTTGTGTTATACGCCTCGGCTGTGCTTACAGCCATGACTGGGGCGTTATGTCTTATTAGAATTTTATGCTTAAAGGTCCTTTTTAGCTTAAGAATTCATAGGTTATTTATGACAATTCCACAAGGATAAGATAATATGATGAAGTAATAACATTCTGGATCAACGTGGATGTAAACTGCAACTTCACTGATTGTTGAAGATTTACAACCCAGAGGCAATAATTCTTGTGTACATTGTAGTTTATTAAGTAAATTCTATAAGCCAGGTTTAATTCATGTTAATCTGTTTCGACAAGGTCTCATATTCTGTTGAGAGATATATGTATTTGGGTCTAAAAGAGCTAAAcgttttatatatgtgtgtgtgtgtgtgtgtgtgtgtgtgtgtgtgtgtgtgtgtgtgtcaggtccTGGGTGCAGCGGGGTTGAAGAAGGATGACATCGCCATGTGGGAGATCAACGAGGCGTTCAGCGTGGTCGTGCTGGCCAACATCAAGATGTTGGACATCGACCCCAAGAAAGTCAATGTGAACGGGGGTGCCGTGTCGCTGGGACATCCCATTGGGTAAGCAGCTGAGTCACACTGAGTGAACTAAAAGTATAATTATTCTCCTTTGGATGTGGAAACTGTCAAGTAAGACACAAAAAGCAAATTAATGACATTTAACCTCCCACCGTAgtagtttgttgtttgttgttttcaggaCCGTTGTCAAATACCATTTTCTTCTCCACTTGTACTAAACTCTAATTGCTGTGTAATTTCGTTCACAAATTGTTTGTATTCAGCCACaattctgttgtttttcttcataatCACTGTAAGCTATTTTTAGTATTAAAATTGCGCGCGTTCAGGCAAAGTTCTGATCACTGATGCTGTATTTTTAGGATGTCTGGGGCGAGGATCGTCGGCCACATGGTGCACAGTCTGAAGTCAGGCCAGTACGGACTGGCAGGCATCTGCAATGGAGGTGGTGGAGCGTCATCTATTCTGATCCAGAAAATGTAGGAACGTGGATGTAGGAATTTGTGTCTCTGTGAAACACTGTGTTAAACTGTTCACTAGCTGTGGTCTCCAAAGGCTCTGGCATCTGTCCACTCCCCTTCCTTCTGTGAACAATGCCTCTGTTACACCTTCATGCCAGTGGCCCTACCCAGGCAGCAAAGTGGGACCTGATACCTGGCGCGACGCCAGTGTTCAAAACACTCCTTTTGTTTgatgaaacaaaatgtatttctgaATTGAAATggttaaataaatagtttttatgAAACCACGTTTGTGTTATTAATCTATtcgtatttttgtttttgatttagaAATTACTTTACTACCGTAATATATAGTTGGCCAATACATGCTTCCCTTACCTCTATAATGTGTGCACATTAACCATGCAGTACGTAACGGGTCAGCGGTGAATTTTGTGTTCTTAGTTTTTGTCCAGTTGAAAACAGCCCAATGTCCTCCCCTTATGATTCATTAGCATACACGTGTGGTGTGCAAATACAAAAGGCCTTAAATTATGCAAAATATGTTGATCAAAAAATGTACAACATATTTCACACAACACTTCCTTGCACAGGTCCTGATTCTTGGCAAGTGGCCACAACGCCCTGGAAATTACTTTTTATGGGGAAAGGAAGTTAATTGACTGGCATTTTTACAAAGCCTTTATTTCCGGGTATGCAGTTTCCTTGTCCTCGGGTAAGTATTAACtcctaaaatattattttaaaatttgagtGAAAAGGGTCTTTATTCCAGTTTCTGAatggtgttgtttttcttcgCACAATCCCCAACAGCATAAACATTTTGTTAATAAaatcaatgtgtttttatttattttaagccGGTTTTGTGAAAACAAGTGCGTAAAGCACTGTAAAATAACTGTGGACCACATGTAATTCACAAGTAGTTTACACCATACCCTGTTACAGTAAAGCAGTGAGGAGGAGTATGCTAAGAAGGAAAGAATGGCCTTCGAGGTGATCACTTGATAGGACTTTCTGTTCTCGTGGTCTCTTGCTGGTTCTTCATTCCTTTGTTAGTGCCAGTTAACGCAGTACGGCTTTCAGTTAAATATTAACAGGGTCTGAAAGTCCTTCAACCAAAAGTATTTTTAAGCACACTTGCCTGTTTGTTTGGGCGTTACTGATTAAACTGTCAGACATGTCTGGTTTGGAGGATGGAGAATAGCTGGTGCGATGTCTCTATGCCTTTtccacttcacttcactttctAGTTTTGGTCCTATTGGGCTGAATCTGATTGAAGGCTTATCACTTGTGTACCTTTCCTCTCACATTGTGATTACATTGTTTGTAAAATACAAAGTTATGTCAGCTATTTCCCCTGTATTATTTACAAAATTGCCCTGCTTGTGGGACGTTGGAATTTCTGTTTGGTTTTAGTTTGTAAGATTAGATTTTTGCACCGACTCATTCCAACTGTTTAGTGAAATCCAACAGGGAAGT
This window harbors:
- the acat1 gene encoding acetyl-CoA acetyltransferase, mitochondrial, whose protein sequence is MSSSGLLTVRTQLCKRLAHKYVSRSYTSRPSLNDVVIVSAVRTPMGSFRGSLAAVPATKLGSIAIKGAVDKAGIAPEEVKEVYMGNVLQAGEGQAPTRQALLGAGLTLGTPATTINKVCASGMKAIMMASQSLMCGHQDVMVAGGMESMSNVPYVMSRDTPTYGGVRMEDIIVKDGLTDVYNKFHMGNCAENTAKTSSISREEQDAYAIGSYSRSKAAYESGVLAREIVPVSIPQRGKPDLVVSEDEEWRRVDFSKVPKLKAVFQKENGTVTAANASTLNDGAAALVLMTADAAKRLNVTPLARIVSFADAAVAPIDFPIAPAFAVPKVLGAAGLKKDDIAMWEINEAFSVVVLANIKMLDIDPKKVNVNGGAVSLGHPIGMSGARIVGHMVHSLKSGQYGLAGICNGGGGASSILIQKM